acatacatacatacatacaaacaaacgtCCTTAAGCCTAATAAAAAgtttgtttggttccggttacccgaacccacctagtttttcattcCGACCCTacactttttttacgtattcaagcaAAAAAATCGCGAAGTCTcccaagaaatagtggatgcggaaactgatatcaacttaaaaagacaatataaaactgttcttccaatctgtaatggctgtacatctgatgagaagaaaccaataacacagagaccatatgaaaaacaacggaaaacgtaactacctgaactagacactcacatacgaaaaaaaatcaacctaccccacctattctaaaattgaatgtaattcgggaccatacaatttttttcacgCCTTATTATCCCTTATTTTGGCCTGGAGTGCTGTCGAGACACTTacttatacacatgtattacctaccatgaTATTAGTTACTCTGCATGTCGTGTCACACGTCATTAAAAGTTACCTGTACGTGCCGGAAAACCTGTGAAAGTGTCGCCAAAATGCCATTGCTAACCTCAGAACTGCCTTGAAATAGCCAAACCTCGCGAGCTTCTTAATTTGAGCACTAGTACTAGTCTGATGATTGTTGTCCAAATTATTCGACCTCTATATGCATACAAGAATGTCACTGATTTAAAATCCCTCGGAACGATCactttatcatttttttaaatatacatattattgaACTTCGGATCAGCTAAGctaaaaatgacactttttaaTCAAAAAACCCCACGTGCACTGACGCGGCGGTGACGATTTCAAAGGTACCCTACCAAGTTTACATACCTCAAGTTAGCATGACCGCACCGTTTCAGACGGAACATGTCATGGGATATTTGTAGGATTAATGAAGCCTCAATAAATCCCTGAAAATGGTCACATATAAACCGAACGGGAGAACGCttttatatttaatatcaattGTGTGTAATGACAGTCAACAAATGCCTCTTGTCGAACCAATGGATATGATATTGTCAATCTAAATCTGTAATGTTATGACCGCATATCATCGTGTTCAATTAAATATCGTAAATATTTGGAGGAAAAAAATGACTCATGGCCAactctattttatttatatttttttatattcaatcATTTTAATCTTACATACGCATGCGAGACTCGAGcattttctattctattctattctattctattctattctattctattctattctattctattctattctattctattctattctattctaccctactctactctacGCTGCTCtgctctattctattctattctattctattctattctattctattctattctattctattctattctattctattctattctattctattctattctattctactctactctattaTATTCTACTCTATGGAACTCCAAGTCtggcaaccaaccaaccaacaaaccaaccaacaaaaaCGAATTCACCACCATGAGACGAGAGGATACGTCGACGTCACTGAGGTTAATAACAGAAATGAAGTTATTAATAAATTCAGTATAAAAAAGTTACAGCTGTTTTGTCCAGTATACAAAATGTCCAAACTGTTAATATGAAGCTAGTAAAATGCGTAGTTGCCCAGTAATAATTCTAAAACAAATTTATCTCAATATGATATTAACACAGACTGGGAACTATGTGAGTGATCACAATGACGTAAATGTAAAACTCTGAGTTGTTTCACGCCACCATGTGGCTAGAGTCGTTAAGTTCGAGTTCATTCCACGACGGGTAGAGGAAGGATAtcggataggttttggaccatTTACTGAACACTTCTTTTTCAGAGATGTAACGATGTCCTCCCATGTGTTTACTTTGTTGGCTTGTATACATCTCACATTCTCGGAATGCCTTCGGTCTATAATAATGAAATGGGACTGTATCGTTCACAACCTTTCCCCTGTAACAAGACAAATGAGAGagtacatattttgaatgaatCGCATTTTCAATTGTTACTCTGGATGTTGTATGCAAAGTCAGACCATATAGAAAATATGGTGTGAGGTGAAAGGGGTAAGTACAGTTCACAAGTCTTTCCACTTCTATGTACCGAGGGCGCTGTCTGCACTGCTTTAAAATCAACGTCAAACAAACGTTTATATAGTGGGAAATGTATACTGAGTTTGCAATTTTCATTCAGATAACAGACTGCCAAACTGTTGTCTTGCAAAATAGTAATTTTGACGAGATACCACTTTTGATATCTTTTCAGTCGTGAGCATCATGGCTTTTTATGAGCTTCACCTGTCCGGTAAGTATCCCGGATGTGCCTATCTGAATGCATGGCACGATTGTAAAGTGAGCATGTACAGACCAAGATGTAGTAATTTGCGAAGAAATGAGAAACAGAGTAAATGACAGGGTGACAGGCTTTGTTTGTGGATGGGAGAGATAGACATTGGTTTACAGATAGCAGATTTGtggaaaacaaaatgacaacaaaatgaaTATTGGTTTAGTTACGTGATATACATGTCTCGTCAATAAATTGTAATACACTGACTTGCAATGATCTGGTGTTACCATGCCGTATACTTTGATGTCTTCACATACATTGATAGCTAGAATGATACTGAAGAATCCAGTCGAAATCCACGAACCCGAACCATGCCTGTCAACATAAATGCGAAAATTATTGTTTAGCTCTAATGGAAAAGAACACAGATGTCCAGAAGTTCTGACAATATTATGGCGAAGTCGCCGAAATAACAACTTTAACGACAGCAGCGGCTCTTTGTtttacaccaccaccaccaccaccaccaccaccaccaccaccaccaccaccaccaccaccaccaccaccaccaccaccaccaccaccaccaccaccaccatcatcatcatcatcatcatcatcaccaccaccaccaccaccaccaccaccaccaccaccaccaccaccaccaccaccatcatcatttCGTTAAATTTACCAATGATTATTAATACCTGCTCATTCCAGTTTCCTTCTCAAATAGTGCCTCAACGAATTCCATCTGTCGCTCTGATagtatgtatggtttgatatcaGGTTTTCTTTTAATCATATTTAACAGTTGTCCATAGGTCTTGCCAGCTACCGTTCCATCGTCAGACACGTGTAGAAGATTTGGCGGTCCCCAAGTAACAGTGATTTTTGGCGCCGCGGGACCTTCAATGAGTGTATCGTTCAGTCTTAGTAAGTCGATGGCTTTAAATGACATCACTGTAAGTGTTGTTCTTTGACCGACATGACGTTCATAACCATAAATTGGGGAATTATTCATACGGATGACGCAGGTAGCATTGTCAATTTCCGGGCCTGCCTCCTGTAGTAGAAGTCGGCCGGCAGAGGATACCACGGAACATGTATCACACCGTAGATTTAAGAcctttgatgaaataaaagtagAACGTTAAAAGggaaaaatacatacattgtagtgTTAGGATTAAGATCTATACATTTCAGGATTTATTTGCAAGTGGAATGTTTGCTATAGTGACCATTGTGTGtcttatgaaaatgtttattacAAGGAGTGTTAGCTGTTTTTTGTCACGCATGCGCATGAATATTCTTGTGTGCCCTCCCATCCCCCTACATTTTCTTGAGTAACATTTATTAAAGTGAACACAACCTAAAGTGCGTGACCATTACAACATCGATGTGGTACCGTTAGGGAATTTTGAATCTGAGTATAAAATCAGATGAATTGCAATTTATGACAACATCAATTTGAGTATTTACTAATTACCGTTTTGTCAGGTACTGCAATGTAGTCATGCGGATCAAGCGTGAGTGCATCGCCCGCTAGCGACTGCATCACTTTCGCTATATCCTGTCCAAATTTGCCGAGGTGGTGGTGGTCACCAAGTTTTAAAAGATCGTCGTCCTTAGGTGGAGGTTTAGGACCTTTGACGTATGATTGAGGGCGAGGTGGATAACGGTTTATCACATCATGCCATTCGTCTGTCGCATCAATAAATTGTTTTAGTTTCACTCTTAGTTCATTGATAAAGAGAAATCCGATCTGAATGAGGAGTACCACAACAAATGTGAAAGCTAAATGACGTCGATTTCGCAAGAGGAATCTGGCCAATGCCACCATTGTGATAGAATCGTGGATGTAGCACTTCGCAGTTCAGGATTGTCCCTATGGAAGAATAATGACAACGATTTGTGTTTATTTGCATTACAAATATTGATAGgtgagacatacagacagaacgGTGTCGACATAGACGAAAAGAAAATAGAGCAGTGCTATAGACTCATGTATCAAACTCTCGTCAATGTATATTTTTCTCAATAATCACATAATCAACGAGGAAATAAATCTGCAACTGTATCAACCACAAGGGACACAATTTAAATGAGTTGTTTCGCTTACAGCAAGCAaggaaacaaataaataaataaataaataaataaataaataaataaataaacaaataaagacAATCATAGACaaataatgaataaacaaaatatcaccaGTCCACAACTAACTATACATGAACACGTACAAACGTACATAAATGgctatgtacatatgtactaaCTAtctgtgttattattattattatactgagtaactatgtatgtatgtatgtatgtatgtatgtatgtatgtatgtatgtatgtatgtatgtatgtatgtatgtatgtatgtatgtatgtatgtatgtctgtctgtctgtctgtctgtctgtctgtctgtctgtctgtctgtctgtctgtctgtctgtctgtctgtgtctgtctgtctgtctgtctatctgtctgtatgtatgtatgtatgtatgtatgtatgtatgtatgtatgtatgtatgtatgtatgtatgtatgtattattgttAGTGTTATGGTATAATGTGGGTACTTATTTTACCACAAGCTCATGGGTGGAGAGAACAGGGTAAATGGTGCGTGCGCATGTACCAGGCGAGATAGTAAATTGTAGGACGGTGAGAAAAGGAAAGGTTGTAGTAACTCTTTCCCAAGGATGAAGTAGTCGGGTTAGGGTCAGATACTAGTATTTACCCACATGCATAACAAAACAAAGAGCCTCGCCGAGCTATCGATAATACTGCGTCTTAGCTATTGAATTATATAGATCGAGTGCTAGTTAGTGTTTGGACGGTTACGTTGAATTTGTTGTCCTAGACAGAGCAACTATATGTAGTAAAGGACTACAAATCCTATCGCAACAAAAATGCTACCATATATACGTACTCACCGTCAGTTTTGGTAGCTAGGTCAACTTGTCATGTCCTACCATACATGTGGGGATACAAGTAATTCGTGTGATTACACACGTAATTCTTCGTCATTTGTCTATACACTAGCATGTACACGATACAGAAGGTGACTGTCACCTGTCTTTGTCACAAGTCGTAGATCCAGGCTACTAAAAGTAGCTATTCcaaagtaaatgtatttgtatattcaatttgtaaaatatctcGTTCGCTTATCAAATGGCGACCTGTACAGCCAAGgcaatattataataaaagtTACTGAGTAACTTATAGATTGAT
The genomic region above belongs to Glandiceps talaboti chromosome 8, keGlaTala1.1, whole genome shotgun sequence and contains:
- the LOC144439261 gene encoding alpha-N-acetyl-neuraminyl-2,3-beta-galactosyl-1,3-N-acetyl-galactosaminide alpha-2,6-sialyltransferase-like, whose protein sequence is MVALARFLLRNRRHLAFTFVVVLLIQIGFLFINELRVKLKQFIDATDEWHDVINRYPPRPQSYVKGPKPPPKDDDLLKLGDHHHLGKFGQDIAKVMQSLAGDALTLDPHDYIAVPDKTVLNLRCDTCSVVSSAGRLLLQEAGPEIDNATCVIRMNNSPIYGYERHVGQRTTLTVMSFKAIDLLRLNDTLIEGPAAPKITVTWGPPNLLHVSDDGTVAGKTYGQLLNMIKRKPDIKPYILSERQMEFVEALFEKETGMSRHGSGSWISTGFFSIILAINVCEDIKVYGMVTPDHCKGKVVNDTVPFHYYRPKAFRECEMYTSQQSKHMGGHRYISEKEVFSKWSKTYPISFLYPSWNELELNDSSHMVA